In Strigops habroptila isolate Jane chromosome 2, bStrHab1.2.pri, whole genome shotgun sequence, one genomic interval encodes:
- the ILDR1 gene encoding immunoglobulin-like domain-containing receptor 1 isoform X2 has protein sequence MSPRGRCRWALLLAWLPAGCLSLLVTVQDTERYTTLFASVILKCDYSTSAQLQDVVVTWRFKSFCKDPIFDYYSASYQAALNLHQDPSNDCSDSQRKVRIVIQKYGQKEPVLGVDYQQRKITIQNRADLVISEVMWWDHGVYYCTVEAPGDTSGDMDKEVKLIVLHWLTVILIVLGGLLLLLLIGICWCQCCPQYCCCHVPCVCCPTRCCCNEEALERYRIMKQAQALAPWISPNMFYRGGDRNSQLSTYQLNPLLQRDVSLQNSLPLAQPQAQLSTKKGVLDYLESEIQNLTMSQVQPPSHQRQAVQPSLLSSLGSEVMPPPLTDRISTHGSNSSWPQRAACTSRTWDSAAEDRRENRRWPLPSSGDSHSSYSREPWDRQREDHPQRQRSDGYNGRPLRSRWDASPPRQADRGKSSSSSCSFYPEEAKERSSHHCGGRQEPTRRRDYQHHTSRSNSSGQRRHSYSPPSRRGSWSSSEEQVHLPVTNRRRRSRSREWLEDKPPSYCSLEIIPGQEKKHKGSAGPRSDRGSSHSGRSIVI, from the exons ATGTCCCCGCGCGGGCGCTGCCGGTGGGCGCTGCTGCTGGCCTGGCTGCCGGCCG GTTGCCTTTCCCTCCTGGTGACAGTGCAGGATACTGAGCGTTATACCACCTTATTTGCCAGTGTCATCCTCAAGTGTGACTATAGCAcctcagctcagctgcaggacGTGGTGGTGACCTGGCGCTTCAAATCCTTCTGCAAGGACCCCATCTTTGACTACTACTCAGCCT CATACCAGGCTGCTTTAAATCTTCACCAGGACCCATCTAACGACTGCAGTGACAGCCAGCGAAAGGTGCGCATTGTCATCCAGAAATATGGGCAGAAAGAACCTGTGCTGGGTGTCGACTACCAGCAACGAAAGATCACCATTCAGAACC GGGCAGACCTTGTCATCAGTGAGGTCATGTGGTGGGACCACGGCGTGTACTACTGCACTGTGGAAGCACCAGGAGATACCTCAGGTGATATGGACAAAGAAGTTAAGCTGATTGTTCTCC ACTGGCTCACAGTAATCCTCATCGTTCTCGGtggcctcctcctcctcctgctgatTGGAATATGCTGGTGCCAGTGCTGCCCCCAGTATTGCTGCTGCCACGTCCCATGCGTCTGCTGCCCTACCCGGTGCTGCTGTAATGAAGAAG CACTGGAACGGTACCGGATCATGAAGCAGGCTCAGGCACTTGCACCTTGGATATCACCCAACATGTTCTACAGAGGTGGCGACAGGAACTCACAACTTTCGACTTACCAGCTGAACCCTCTACTGCAACGAG ATGTGTCTCTGCAGAACAGTCTTCCACTGGCGCAGCCACAAGCTCAGCTTTCCACTAAAAAGGGTGTTTTGGACTATCTGGAGTCTGAAATCCAAAACCTTACCATGTCACAGGTCCAGCCACCCTCCCACCAGCGGCAGGCTGTGCAGCCCAGCCTGCTGTCCTCCCTGGGCTCCGAGGTCATGCCACCTCCTCTCACTGATCGCATCTCCACCCATGGGAGCAACTCTTCGTGGCCACAGAGAGCTGCCTGCACCTCTAGAACCTGGGACTCTGCAGCAGAGGACAGGAGGGAAAACCGGAGGTGGCCGTTGCCTTCCAGTGGGGATTCTCATTCCAGCTACAGCCGGGAGCCCTGGGACAGGCAGCGAGAGGACCATCCTCAGAGGCAGAGGTCAGATGGCTACAATGGCAGGCCTCTGCGCTCCAGATGGGATGCGTCACCCCCACGCCAGGCTGACAGgggcaagagcagcagcagcagctgcagtttctATCCGGAGGAGGCCAAGGAGCGCTCCAGCCATCATTGTGGTGGGAGGCAGGAGCCCACACGGAGGCGAGACTACCAGCACCACACCAGCAGAAGCAATAGCTCAGGTCAGCGGCGGCATAGCTACTCTCCCCCCTCTCGCCGGGGGTCATGGAGCTCCTCAGAAGAGCAAGTTCATCTCCCAGTGACAAACCGCAGGCGGCGGTCCCGGTCTCGGGAATGGCTAGAAGATAAACCCCCCAGTTACTGCTCCTTAGAAATCATCCCAGGTCAGGAAAAGAAGCACAAAGGCAGTGCAGGGCCACGCTCG gACAGAGGAAGTTCCCACAGCGGAAGAAGCATCGTCATTTAA
- the ILDR1 gene encoding immunoglobulin-like domain-containing receptor 1 isoform X1 translates to MSPRGRCRWALLLAWLPAGCLSLLVTVQDTERYTTLFASVILKCDYSTSAQLQDVVVTWRFKSFCKDPIFDYYSASYQAALNLHQDPSNDCSDSQRKVRIVIQKYGQKEPVLGVDYQQRKITIQNRADLVISEVMWWDHGVYYCTVEAPGDTSGDMDKEVKLIVLRKCLWFFAWVVDISCSLPPHPKMSPEVERCSITYYAQVHQDPLSLSVFPIDWLTVILIVLGGLLLLLLIGICWCQCCPQYCCCHVPCVCCPTRCCCNEEALERYRIMKQAQALAPWISPNMFYRGGDRNSQLSTYQLNPLLQRDVSLQNSLPLAQPQAQLSTKKGVLDYLESEIQNLTMSQVQPPSHQRQAVQPSLLSSLGSEVMPPPLTDRISTHGSNSSWPQRAACTSRTWDSAAEDRRENRRWPLPSSGDSHSSYSREPWDRQREDHPQRQRSDGYNGRPLRSRWDASPPRQADRGKSSSSSCSFYPEEAKERSSHHCGGRQEPTRRRDYQHHTSRSNSSGQRRHSYSPPSRRGSWSSSEEQVHLPVTNRRRRSRSREWLEDKPPSYCSLEIIPGQEKKHKGSAGPRSDRGSSHSGRSIVI, encoded by the exons ATGTCCCCGCGCGGGCGCTGCCGGTGGGCGCTGCTGCTGGCCTGGCTGCCGGCCG GTTGCCTTTCCCTCCTGGTGACAGTGCAGGATACTGAGCGTTATACCACCTTATTTGCCAGTGTCATCCTCAAGTGTGACTATAGCAcctcagctcagctgcaggacGTGGTGGTGACCTGGCGCTTCAAATCCTTCTGCAAGGACCCCATCTTTGACTACTACTCAGCCT CATACCAGGCTGCTTTAAATCTTCACCAGGACCCATCTAACGACTGCAGTGACAGCCAGCGAAAGGTGCGCATTGTCATCCAGAAATATGGGCAGAAAGAACCTGTGCTGGGTGTCGACTACCAGCAACGAAAGATCACCATTCAGAACC GGGCAGACCTTGTCATCAGTGAGGTCATGTGGTGGGACCACGGCGTGTACTACTGCACTGTGGAAGCACCAGGAGATACCTCAGGTGATATGGACAAAGAAGTTAAGCTGATTGTTCTCCGTAAGTGCCTGTGGTTTTTTGCCTGGGTTGTAGATATCTCctgttctcttcctccccaccccaagaTGTCTCCAGAAGTGGAGAGGTGCTCAATAACTTACTATGCCCAAGTACATCAGgatcctctttctctctctgtttttcccATAGACTGGCTCACAGTAATCCTCATCGTTCTCGGtggcctcctcctcctcctgctgatTGGAATATGCTGGTGCCAGTGCTGCCCCCAGTATTGCTGCTGCCACGTCCCATGCGTCTGCTGCCCTACCCGGTGCTGCTGTAATGAAGAAG CACTGGAACGGTACCGGATCATGAAGCAGGCTCAGGCACTTGCACCTTGGATATCACCCAACATGTTCTACAGAGGTGGCGACAGGAACTCACAACTTTCGACTTACCAGCTGAACCCTCTACTGCAACGAG ATGTGTCTCTGCAGAACAGTCTTCCACTGGCGCAGCCACAAGCTCAGCTTTCCACTAAAAAGGGTGTTTTGGACTATCTGGAGTCTGAAATCCAAAACCTTACCATGTCACAGGTCCAGCCACCCTCCCACCAGCGGCAGGCTGTGCAGCCCAGCCTGCTGTCCTCCCTGGGCTCCGAGGTCATGCCACCTCCTCTCACTGATCGCATCTCCACCCATGGGAGCAACTCTTCGTGGCCACAGAGAGCTGCCTGCACCTCTAGAACCTGGGACTCTGCAGCAGAGGACAGGAGGGAAAACCGGAGGTGGCCGTTGCCTTCCAGTGGGGATTCTCATTCCAGCTACAGCCGGGAGCCCTGGGACAGGCAGCGAGAGGACCATCCTCAGAGGCAGAGGTCAGATGGCTACAATGGCAGGCCTCTGCGCTCCAGATGGGATGCGTCACCCCCACGCCAGGCTGACAGgggcaagagcagcagcagcagctgcagtttctATCCGGAGGAGGCCAAGGAGCGCTCCAGCCATCATTGTGGTGGGAGGCAGGAGCCCACACGGAGGCGAGACTACCAGCACCACACCAGCAGAAGCAATAGCTCAGGTCAGCGGCGGCATAGCTACTCTCCCCCCTCTCGCCGGGGGTCATGGAGCTCCTCAGAAGAGCAAGTTCATCTCCCAGTGACAAACCGCAGGCGGCGGTCCCGGTCTCGGGAATGGCTAGAAGATAAACCCCCCAGTTACTGCTCCTTAGAAATCATCCCAGGTCAGGAAAAGAAGCACAAAGGCAGTGCAGGGCCACGCTCG gACAGAGGAAGTTCCCACAGCGGAAGAAGCATCGTCATTTAA